GTGTAGAAAGCTTCTTCTCCCTCCTTAAACGAAAAACTAAGTCCTTCTATAATAGATTCCCTAATAATTCCAAATTTATTACCATTATCTCCTGGCTTAATTCTTTCGCCTCCATCTATAACTACCTCTTATCCTTATCTTGACAATCTCAGTATTTTTGATAGAAAACTTTATATATTAAAAATGTTAATTATTATGTTCGGCGCTGGTGGGATAGTGATGGGCTCCCCCACCCCATCGCTGATAACCAGCGCCTTTTTAGAATGATTTAACACAATTTACAGAAAAATATACCCCTCCCACACATAATTTTTATATGAGTTTTTATCTATATACTTAAATATATTGATTAACAGTAAGAATAGTAAATAATATATATTAAATATTTAAAAATTATTATTTAAATTATAACTTATTTTAAAATTTTGGGGGATTATAATGAGAAAGATAGATGAATATATATCCGAAGCATTTAAATATGCTTTTTCTGATATAAAAAAAGGGTTGGTTGGGGGATTTTTATATGCTATTTCCGGGGTTTTAGGCGCTTTTATTTTTGTAGTATTTGTACTATTAATAAATCCTATGTCTATGAGTTATTATAATTTTGAAAAAAAATTAACTATGTTTTTGGGAATATCTTTAATAATATTTTTAATAAGTTTAATAATAGGATTTTTAGTAAATGGTTATTATGTTAGAGTTATGAAAACAACCGTTGAGGGTTCTAATACTTTGCCAGAGTGGAGTAATATTACTGATTTATTAATAAAAGGATTTCTATATGCTGTTGGAATTTTTATATTATTGGTTATATTCTTAGTACCGTTGATTATACTTCTAATAATTGGGGCATATTATGTAATTAATCACAATATAGGAAATGGATTAATTCTATTGTTTGCTTCATTAGTTATAGGTATAGGTATTCCACTGTTTATTGTTTATGTATTCTACACCCCCCTCGCAGAGGTTAATTACTCAGTTAAGGGCTTTTTAGGATTTTTTGAGTTTAAAAAGATATTTAAATTAATGTCAATAAAGTATATTATTTTGATAATTTTTATTACAATAATAATTTTAATAATAGATATGGTGATTTATTCATTTTTTGCCTTTATAAAGTATATGTTTTTACCATATAATTTAACATCTACTTTATCGATGCCAATGCTTATAGTTAATTTAATTTCTTATGTAGTTACAGGATTTGTAGGATTCTTTATGTCTCTTTTTTCAAAGAGAGCTTATTCTTTATACTATAAAGACAAAATTGAAGAATTAGAACAAAATAAATTTTAACCAAATTTAAGATTATATAAATATTCAGCCAAATTATAGATATATTCTTTATTTTTTAAATTATCTATCCATTTTTTTGGGATATTTTTAAAACCAAAGTATGCTCCAGATATTGCTCCATACATAGAGGCTAAACTGTCAGTATCTCCTCCAGCATTTATGCATTTAATCATTCCCTCTTTAAAATTATCTGTCAGTAGATATGTCCCTATAGCTGAGGGAACTACTTCTCTCGTTAAAACACCAGTTCCAAAGTAGTTATAAAGTGAATCAATATCATTAAATTTTTTAATCTTTAATACTCTTTTAGCAAAATCTTCGTCAATGTCTTTTATAAAATTATAGCATTCATCCAACAAATTAAAATCTTTTTTATCTTTTAGTGCATTACTTACAAAAAACGCAATTGCCAAAGAGCCAGCAATTGCCTCCTTATTATTGTGGGTTATCTTTGAAACCTTTATAACCTCTTTTTTTAATTTCTCTAAATTGTCATAATATAAAATAGCGATTGGATATACTCTCATTGCCGCTCCACATGTTGAACTATCTATTCCAGAAAAATCGTTATTTTTTAATTTTTCAATTGCCTTTAAAGATGTTAATCCAATGTGAGGAGGATTTTTATTGCCCCATTCTATTAAATATTCTGCAAATTTTTTTATATCAACACCATTTTTATTTAAACTTTTGATAATAAAAATTGCCTGCTCTGTATCATCAGTCCATTCTCCTTTTTCACATTTTCCTGCTAAATAATTTTTTGGCTCAACATAATCATCTACAATTCCATAAATCTTTTTTATCTCCTCTTTTTTTAATCCTTCAGTAGCCATTCCTAAGGCATCTCCAATAACAGCCCCAAAAACGCAACCAAATACTTTATCTTTCATCTTATCCATATTCTCAACCATACATTATTATACATTTATCTACATTATTGTATTATTATAATTAAAAATTTTTAGGTGGGCAATATGAAAATTGGTGTCTCAACTTTATTTTTTTGGGAATATCCTATGGTTGAGATCTTCGACATATTTAAAGAAATTGGAGTAAAATGTATGGAATTTTTTCCAGAAAATCCTGATTTTTGGGACAATAGATTTGATTTAGATTATATAACTGAACTTAGAAGAGAGTTTCTTAAGTTTGATGTGGCATTACATAATCCACACATTGAATTAAATCCATCCTCTTTAAATCCCTACGTTAGAGAGGCAGTTATAAAAGAGACGCTTTGGAGTATTGAATTGGCTAAATTTTATAAGTGTAAGTTAATAACACTCCACCCCGGAAAGAGACCAACTAACAGACCTCCAACAGATGAAGAATTTGAAGCATTTTTTAAATATTTAGATAAATCATTAGAAGTGGCAATTGATAAAAACATAATATTATGTTTAGAAAATATGCCCAAAAGAATTAATAGAATTGGATGGAATCCAGAAGAAGTTGAGTGGATTTTAAAAAAATATGATAATTTATTATATATGACCTTAGATTTTGCACACGCTAAAGAATACATTGAAGAATTTTTTGAGAGAGTTTTTGATTATATTGTCCATACTCATATTTCAGGAGTAGTAAATAGAAAAGATCATTATCCTTTAATAAAATCTGAAATTGACTTTACTCCATATATAAAGCAACTTGTAGATTATGGTTATAAAGGAATGTTTAACTTAGAAATTGATGATAGAAGGTTAGGAAAAAATCAACTAACAAAAGAAGAAAAAATAGATGCAATTATTAAAGATATAGAATTTTTAGAAAGTATTATCTAATTTTCTATTTTAACTAAACCTTTCAATTCCTCTGGAACATTACCCTTAGCAATTGCTGGTGTTATTGCTGGCTGTCCATTCTTTTCTAAGACTTCTGGATGTTCTAAGATAAACTTAACAAACTCTATACCCATTTCTTTATGTGGAGCGTTTGTTGGAACTGTTATACCATAAACTATTGGTTTTCCTACAATAGTTTTGTTTTCACTTAAAAGTTTAACATCAACCTTTTTGTAGATATCTTTATATTCATAGTATCCAAGATTTATTTCTTTTGGAAGTTCAATATATTTTAAGTGGTGTTGATTTGCAACACTTTTGTATATAAATATATAATCACAAGCACCTACTTCTAAGGGAGATAATAAATCTGTTTCTTTACTTCTAATTAATATCCTGTTAGTATTATATTCAATATTTGGAGGAACTAATATTATGTATGTTCCATTCTCTTCCTTAAATTTAATATTAGTGTTTTTTAGAATTAAATACTCATAAATCTTTGGATTCTTGTAATAAATTGAGGCTAACATTAAAACTATCTGACTTCTATAACCACATGGATCATCGTTAGGATTTGAGAATCCAAATTTAACATCTGGCTTTTCTAAAATTTTATACCAATTAGTTGAATTTATCTCATTACTGTATTTACTTTTATCAGTGTATGCTAAAACTATCTCATTTCTTGCAAACATAATATACCAATTAGAATATTTTGGCATCAACATTTGGGGTATTAATGAATAATCAGCCACAGCTAAAACATCTGCCTTTTCTTCTAAATCTATTATTTTTCTTACACATGCAACACTACCAGCAGGTTCTCTTTCTATAACTACATTAGGATGTTCTTTTTCGAACATATTTGCATATTCTTCAAAAGGAACTGACAAACTTCCAGCGTGGAATATTTTTAAAACCATTTTTTCCTGAGTAGTATTTTGATTACTATTTTGTTCTGTACATCCGCATAGAACTGTTCCAATAATTAGGAATATTCCTATTGGTATTAATTTTTTTATCATAGATTTTCACCTTTTTTAATTAGGTTTCTAAAAGTAAATGTATTTTGGTTTCATATTTAAATATTATGTTTATCATTTTCAATTAACAAAATTTATAAATTAATACTATTTACAAAAATAATTTATGAAAAATTACAAAAATGCGAGGCATGAGAATTATGAAAAATGCTCTAATAAATGCAACAACAAAAAAGTTTGAGATTATAGAGAAAAATATTCTACCAATAGAGTGGGGGTTATATTGGCACAATAAATTTGAGACATGGAAGTATGATGTCTATGATGAAAAAAATGTCTTTTGTTTTGGAATTGGAGGATTGCCAATAATTGGTGGGCATAGATTAATATTTTCTTTTAGATCTCCACTCTGGGATGGGTTCTATTTTTCATCAATGGGTGGAGCGGGATACCAGTTTAAAAATACTGGATTAAACAATGTAGGTATTATAGGAAGATGTGAAAAGCCATCATTTTTAGTTATAGAAAATGAAGGACAATTAAAGATTGATTTTATTGAAGTTAAGGAGGATTTAAAGACAGTTTATGAAGTTAGTGAATATGCATTAGATCTTTATAAAGATAAGAATATGAGGAGTGTAGTTGTTGGAGAAGCAGCAAAAAGAACAAATATGGGAGGTTTATTTTCTCAAACTGTTAGAAATAGTAAATTTGTTGAAGGTTCAGAAGACTGGGCTGCAAGAGGAGGGGGAGGCTCTGTTTTATATAGAGCACACAACATCATTGGAATTATATTCTTTGGTGATGGAAAGGAAGATAAAGAAAAAAAAGAAAAGGCTAAGGAAATTATTGAAAATTACTATAAAAAGCCAATGAGTAAAGTTGTATTAGAACATACTAAAAAATATAGATATAATGATGAAACGAAAACTGGGGGAACCTTTGGAAACAACTGGCTTTTATATAAAGAAAAAGTTCCAATATTCAATTGGAGAATGCCATATATTAGTAAAGAGGACAGAAAAAAAATTTTGGAAAAAATATTAAAATACTATCTTGAACCTTTCAACAAAGAAAGTATAGAGACAAAAAAATGGACTAACTGTGGAGAACCCTGCCCAGTTCTATGTAAAAAATATAGAAACAGAAATAAGGTTGATTATGAACCATATGCAGCAAATGGAACATTATTAGGGATCTTTGATTTATATGAGACTGATAAAGTTACAAAAACTGTAGATGAGTTGGGATTTGATGCTATTGAAGTAGGTAATTTAATTGCATGGGTTTTTGAACTTTTAGATGTAGGATTATTGAAGGAAGAGGAGTTAAAGATAAAAAAACCAATATTTGACTATAAAAAAATTATTGAAAGTTGTGAGGAAGATATTAAAGAAATATCTAAGCATAATGCAGAGCAGGCTGTAAAATTTTTACACAATTTAGTTAGAGAAGAAAATGAAATCTACAAAATTTTATCATTTGGAAAAAGAAAGGCATCAAGAATATTAAATGAAAAATATAAAGATAGAGTTAATAAAGTTGGAAAAAAATTCAACGACTTTGCCGCCTATATTCCATTTGGTAACTGGGGAGAAATTGCTCCAAATCTATACTGGACTCCTGGATTCTTTATACCTATGGTTATTCAAGGGAGGTATTTAACATATTACAAACCAGAATTTAACGAGCCAGAAAAATTGGCAGAGTTAATTGTTGATAGTATAAAATTAGAACTACCAATAGAAAACTTAGGAATTTGTAGATTCCATAGAAGATGGTTAAAACCTATATTAAATGAATTAACTAAAGAACTTTTAGGCATAGAGAATATTGTAGAAGATTCTTTAAAGTTGTATAGAGACATCTGCGAATACAATAAAAAATTAGGATATCCTGTTAAAATAGAAAGTGAAAGGATTAGAGATTTAATTATAGGACTTGCAAAAGAGTATAATAATGAAGAATGGTCTAAAAAATTTGAAGATGACAAAAATAATGTAAATGAATATGTAAAAAGAGTTTTAGAGAAATATTCTGAATTATTGGGAATTGACTGGAGAATTAATTAATCGTATCTTCCGAAATTTTAAACACTTCCGAAATTTCTATCGTTGTATATTCCTTCTCTGGATTTTGTATTTTTATTTTATTATTCTCTTGCAGGTCCAGCATCTTCAAAACCTTGCCTTAACCCTTTTCCAGCCATTTTTGTTAAATACTCTGGTTTAAATAATAGATAATAAACATTTTCAGCATGTTCTTCAGCCCTTCTTTTAGCAAGCCAATCTAATTCTTTATCATCTTTCGCTTCATCTTCATGAACAAAAACTTCAATTATATGTTTATTTGTCATTAATTGAGCCAACATTAACCCTAATGATGCCTCATGAGCACAAACTTTATCTTTTTCTGCCTTTCCAGGCATACCTAATGCCATTACT
The Methanocaldococcus sp. DNA segment above includes these coding regions:
- the wtpA gene encoding tungstate ABC transporter substrate-binding protein WtpA, yielding MIKKLIPIGIFLIIGTVLCGCTEQNSNQNTTQEKMVLKIFHAGSLSVPFEEYANMFEKEHPNVVIEREPAGSVACVRKIIDLEEKADVLAVADYSLIPQMLMPKYSNWYIMFARNEIVLAYTDKSKYSNEINSTNWYKILEKPDVKFGFSNPNDDPCGYRSQIVLMLASIYYKNPKIYEYLILKNTNIKFKEENGTYIILVPPNIEYNTNRILIRSKETDLLSPLEVGACDYIFIYKSVANQHHLKYIELPKEINLGYYEYKDIYKKVDVKLLSENKTIVGKPIVYGITVPTNAPHKEMGIEFVKFILEHPEVLEKNGQPAITPAIAKGNVPEELKGLVKIEN
- a CDS encoding sugar phosphate isomerase/epimerase, coding for MKIGVSTLFFWEYPMVEIFDIFKEIGVKCMEFFPENPDFWDNRFDLDYITELRREFLKFDVALHNPHIELNPSSLNPYVREAVIKETLWSIELAKFYKCKLITLHPGKRPTNRPPTDEEFEAFFKYLDKSLEVAIDKNIILCLENMPKRINRIGWNPEEVEWILKKYDNLLYMTLDFAHAKEYIEEFFERVFDYIVHTHISGVVNRKDHYPLIKSEIDFTPYIKQLVDYGYKGMFNLEIDDRRLGKNQLTKEEKIDAIIKDIEFLESII
- the ribC gene encoding riboflavin synthase; translated protein: MTKKVGIVDTTFARVDMASAAIKKLKELSPNIKIIRRTVPGIKDLPVECKKLLEEEGCDIVMALGMPGKAEKDKVCAHEASLGLMLAQLMTNKHIIEVFVHEDEAKDDKELDWLAKRRAEEHAENVYYLLFKPEYLTKMAGKGLRQGFEDAGPARE
- a CDS encoding aldehyde ferredoxin oxidoreductase C-terminal domain-containing protein, giving the protein MKNALINATTKKFEIIEKNILPIEWGLYWHNKFETWKYDVYDEKNVFCFGIGGLPIIGGHRLIFSFRSPLWDGFYFSSMGGAGYQFKNTGLNNVGIIGRCEKPSFLVIENEGQLKIDFIEVKEDLKTVYEVSEYALDLYKDKNMRSVVVGEAAKRTNMGGLFSQTVRNSKFVEGSEDWAARGGGGSVLYRAHNIIGIIFFGDGKEDKEKKEKAKEIIENYYKKPMSKVVLEHTKKYRYNDETKTGGTFGNNWLLYKEKVPIFNWRMPYISKEDRKKILEKILKYYLEPFNKESIETKKWTNCGEPCPVLCKKYRNRNKVDYEPYAANGTLLGIFDLYETDKVTKTVDELGFDAIEVGNLIAWVFELLDVGLLKEEELKIKKPIFDYKKIIESCEEDIKEISKHNAEQAVKFLHNLVREENEIYKILSFGKRKASRILNEKYKDRVNKVGKKFNDFAAYIPFGNWGEIAPNLYWTPGFFIPMVIQGRYLTYYKPEFNEPEKLAELIVDSIKLELPIENLGICRFHRRWLKPILNELTKELLGIENIVEDSLKLYRDICEYNKKLGYPVKIESERIRDLIIGLAKEYNNEEWSKKFEDDKNNVNEYVKRVLEKYSELLGIDWRIN
- a CDS encoding DUF4013 domain-containing protein, whose amino-acid sequence is MRKIDEYISEAFKYAFSDIKKGLVGGFLYAISGVLGAFIFVVFVLLINPMSMSYYNFEKKLTMFLGISLIIFLISLIIGFLVNGYYVRVMKTTVEGSNTLPEWSNITDLLIKGFLYAVGIFILLVIFLVPLIILLIIGAYYVINHNIGNGLILLFASLVIGIGIPLFIVYVFYTPLAEVNYSVKGFLGFFEFKKIFKLMSIKYIILIIFITIIILIIDMVIYSFFAFIKYMFLPYNLTSTLSMPMLIVNLISYVVTGFVGFFMSLFSKRAYSLYYKDKIEELEQNKF
- a CDS encoding ADP-ribosylglycohydrolase family protein, encoding MDKMKDKVFGCVFGAVIGDALGMATEGLKKEEIKKIYGIVDDYVEPKNYLAGKCEKGEWTDDTEQAIFIIKSLNKNGVDIKKFAEYLIEWGNKNPPHIGLTSLKAIEKLKNNDFSGIDSSTCGAAMRVYPIAILYYDNLEKLKKEVIKVSKITHNNKEAIAGSLAIAFFVSNALKDKKDFNLLDECYNFIKDIDEDFAKRVLKIKKFNDIDSLYNYFGTGVLTREVVPSAIGTYLLTDNFKEGMIKCINAGGDTDSLASMYGAISGAYFGFKNIPKKWIDNLKNKEYIYNLAEYLYNLKFG